One stretch of Lemur catta isolate mLemCat1 chromosome 2, mLemCat1.pri, whole genome shotgun sequence DNA includes these proteins:
- the ZNF646 gene encoding zinc finger protein 646 isoform X2, whose translation MEDTPLSLSCADCQRHFPSLPELSRHRELLHPSPNQDSEEADSVPRPYRCQQCGRGYRHPGSLVNHRRTHETGLFPCTTCGKDFTNPMALKSHMRTHAPEGRRRRRPPRHKEATPCLQGETVPANSWGQRLGPGEGWENQTKHTEETPDCESGPDPRAASGTWEDPPIGQREGWESQPDPGEVAEGWGPATNSARAPPLPTPASSLLSNLEQYLAESVVNFTGGQEPTQSPPAEDERRYKCSQCGKTYKHAGSLTNHRQSHTLGVYPCAICFKEFSNLMALKNHSRLHAQYRPYHCPHCPRAFRLPRELLEHQQSHEGEKQEPPWEEKGIPTTNGHIEESSPDQLRSTQMLNGSGELSTSGELEDSGLEEYRPFRCGDCGRTYRHAGSLINHRKSHQTGVYPCSICSKQLFNAAALRNHVRAHHRPRQGVGEDGRPSVPPASLLLADTAHKEKEVPTTMLDHRPYKCNECGRAYRHRGSLVNHRHSHRTGEYQCSLCPRKYPNLMALRNHVRVHCKAARRIADPGTEGPPCHLKVELLPDPVGAEAAPHTDQEHVCKHEEETTHIPPVADRRAPQICSICGMLFEDTKSLEHHGLTHEEGENSRTDTKVLPSRAFACRDCGKSYRHSGSLINHRQTHQTGDFSCGACAKHFHTMAAMKNHLRRHSRRRSKQHWKQAGSADAGGEGKLPLGKNWAHELEDNESLDSPQDPSGESPCGAEGESSRDCLQAESKGDKCGLERDESCFQGDKKNRGTEEGLERKEACFLDNLDIPGDEGSNGTRFCDGLTGVDKDQKPLTGQPHPSSCSAEAVASWQAEDAYTCSDCGHSFPHATGLLSHRPCHPPGIYQCSLCPKEFDSLPALRSHFQNHGPGEAASTQPFLCCLCGMIFPGRAGYRLHRRQAHNSSGMTEGSEEEGEEEGAAEAASAESPPLQLSEAELLNQLQREVEALDGAGYGHICGCCGQTYDDLGSLERHHQSQSSGPSTDKAPSPLEASGDATEMVAGGVLKGAVTSVSGEDGDTKSEEGVGATVANSFCVQGGESLLEAQPRPFRCNQCGKTYRHGGSLVNHRKIHQTGEFICPVCSRCYPNLAAYRNHLRNHPRCKGSEPQVGPIAEAGGISEPQNVAEEGPGLAEVDKLQEELKLEPLEEVARVKEEAWEETTVKGEETEPRLETAEKGCQTEASSERPFSCEVCGRSYKHAGSLINHRQSHQTGHFGCQACSKGFSNLMSLKNHRRIHADPRRFRCSECGKAFRLRKQLASHQRVHVERRGGTRKLTREDRPFRCGQCGRTYRHAGSLLNHRRSHETGQYSCPTCPKTYSNRMALKDHQRLHSESRRRRAGRSRRSAVRCALCGHGFPSRGSLERHLREHEEKTERELASGLGGPNGTEGSEGNLANDQVLGGRSGGVESVPQLEDRAVRPGEHSQRPVRAADSEATESVSWGRGKADGWQGDRGLVNHEGSWVSQSQVLTKPDESEDSVPQSPCHLGDTQSNGPSLSHMGSWDNGDNSSQLQPESHPSSCSLCGKTYCQSGSPLNHQNTHRAARHYCLLCSKEFLNPVATKSHSHNHIDAQTFACPDCGKAFQSHHELASHLQTHAGDHSQVPAQTEEARGPKAGTVEDKMSLTGQGKAQEAPSEIPRPSGENAERASGGQGAKSTVAEDKERPFCCAQCGRSYRHAGSLLNHQKAHTTGLYPCSLCPKLLPNLLSLKNHGRTHTDPKRHRCSICGKAFRTAARLEGHGRVHAPREGPFTCPHCPRHFRRRISFLQHQQQHQEEWTVASSGSN comes from the exons ATGGAGGACACGCCCCTCTCACTCAGCTGCGCCGACTGTCAGCGCCACTTTCCTAGCCTCCCGGAACTGTCAAGGCACCGAGAACTGCTCCATCCATCTCCCAACCAGGACAGTGAGGAGGCTGACAGTGTCCCTCGGCCCTACCGTTGTCAACAGTGCGGGCGGGGCTACCGTCACCCAGGGAGCCTAGTCAACCACCGCCGGACCCACGAGACTGGCCTTTTTCCCTGTACCACTTGTGGCAAGGACTTCACCAATCCCATGGCTCTCAAGAGCCACATGAGGACTCATGCTCCTGAGGGCCGCCGCAGGCGCAGACCCCCACGTCACAAAGAAGCCACTCCATGCCTCCAGGGTGAGACAGTGCCTGCTAACTCTTGGGGCCAGAGGCTTGGCCCTGGGGAAGGCTGGGAAAACCAGACAAAACATACCGAAGAGACACCTGACTGTGAGTCTGGCCCTGACCCCAGGGCAGCTTCGGGTACTTGGGAAGATCCACCCATTGGACAAAGAGAAGGCTGGGAAAGCCAGCCAGATCCTGGGGAGGTTGCAGAGGGCTGGGGGCCTGCCACCAACTCTGCCAGagccccacctctccccaccccagccagcagCCTTCTTAGCAATTTAGAACAGTACTTGGCTGAATCAGTAGTGAACTTCACAGGAGGCCAAGAGCCCACTCAGTCCCCTCCTGCTGAGGACGAGCGGCGGTACAAGTGCAGTCAGTGTGGCAAGACCTACAAGCATGCTGGGAGCCTCACCAACCATCGCCAGAGCCACACCCTGGGTGTCTACCCTTGCGCCATCTGCTTCAAGGAATTCTCTAACCTCATGGCTCTGAAGAACCACTCACGACTCCATGCCCAGTATCGACCTTaccactgtccccactgccctcGTGCTTTCCGGCTCCCCCGGGAGTTGCTAGAACACCAGCAGTCCCATGAAGGTGAAAAGCAGGAGCCACCATGGGAAGAGAAAGGGATTCCCACCACCAATGGGCACATAGAAGAGAGCAGCCCAGACCAACTCCGTAGTACACAGATGCTGAACGGCTCCGGGGAACTGAGCACTTCTGGGGAGCTAGAGGACAGTGGCCTGGAAGAATACCGGCCTTTCCGCTGTGGGGACTGTGGGCGTACTTACCGCCATGCTGGGAGTCTCATCAACCATCGAAAGAGCCACCAGACAGGTGTCTATCCCTGTTCGATCTGTTCTAAGCAGCTGTTCAATGCGGCTGCCCTCAGAAACCACGTGCGGGCTCACCACAGACCCCGGCAAGGAGTTGGGGAAGATGGTCGGCCATCAGTGCCGCCAGCTTCCCTGCTGCTGGCTGACACTGCCCACAAAGAGAAAGAGGTCCCCACCACTATGCTGGACCATCGGCCCTATAAGTGCAATGAGTGTGGTCGGGCTTACCGCCACCGAGGGAGCCTGGTGAACCATCGCCACAGCCATCGGACAGGGGAGTACCAGTGCTCACTCTGTCCCCGCAAGTACCCCAACCTTATGGCCCTGCGCAACCATGTGCGGGTACATTGCAAGGCTGCTCGCCGAATTGCAGACCCAGGAACTGAGGGTCCTCCCTGCCACCTCAAGGTGGAACTCCTACCTGACCCAGTGGGAGCAGAGGCAGCCCCACACACAGATCAGGAGCATGTGTGCAAACATGAAGAGGAGACCACTCACATCCCCCCAGTAGCAGATAGGAGAGCACCACAGATATGTAGCATCTGTGGGATGCTGTTTGAAGACACCAAGAGCCTTGAGCATCATGGCCTGACCCATGAGGAAGGGGAAAATAGCAGGACAGATACCAAGGTGTTGCCTTCTCGGGCATTTGCCTGCCGAGACTGTGGAAAGAGCTATCGCCACTCTGGTAGCCTTATCAACCATAGGCAGACCCACCAGACAGGGGACTTCAGCTGTGGGGCCTGTGCCAAGCACTTCCACACCATGGCTGCCATGAAGAACCATTTGCGACGCCACAGTCGGCGGCGGAGCAAGCAGCACTGGAAGCAGGCCGGCAGTGCTGATGCGGGGGGAGAAGGCAAACTCCCGTTGGGGAAGAACTGGGCCCACGAGTTGGAAGACAATGAGAGTCTGGACTCTCCCCAAGACCCTTCAGGGGAAAGTCCTTGTGGGGCCGAAGGGGAAAGTAGTAGGGACTGTTTGCAGGCTGAATCTAAAGGGGACAAGTGTGGGCTTGAGAGGGATGAGTCCTGTTTCCAGGGTGATAAGAAGAACAGAGGCACTGAGGAAGGACTGGAAAGGAAGGAGGCCTGTTTCCTTGACAACTTGGATATTCCAGGCGATGAAGGAAGCAACGGGACTCGCTTCTGCGATGGCCTCACTGGGGTGGACAAAGACCAGAAACCACTCACTGGCCAGCCCCATCCCTCTTCCTGCTCTGCGGAAGCTGTTGCCAGCTGGCAGGCTGAGGATGCTTACACATGTTCTGACTGTGGGCATTCTTTCCCCCATGCCACTGGCCTGCTGAGCCACAGGCCCTGCCACCCACCAGGCATCTATCAGTGCTCCCTCTGCCCAAAGGAGTTTGACTCTCTGCCTGCCCTACGCAGCCACTTCCAGAACCATGGGCCCGGGGAGGCAGCCTCAACACAGCCTTTCCTCTGCTGCCTCTGTGGCATGATCTTTCCCGGGCGGGCAGGCTATAGGCTTCACCGGCGCCAGGCTCACAACTCCTCTGGCATGACTGAGGGATCAGAGGAGGAGGGCGAAGAGGAAGGAGCAGCAGAGGCTGCCTCTGCCGAGAGCCCACCACTGCAGCTCTCAGAAGCAGAGCTGCTGAATCAGCTGCAGCGGGAGGTGGAGGCGCTGGATGGAGCAGGTTATGGGCACATCTGTGGCTGCTGTGGTCAGACCTATGATGACCTAGGGAGCCTGGAGCGTCACCACCAGAGTCAAAGTTCTGGGCCTAGCACAGACAAGGCTCCCAGCCCCTTGGAAGCGTCAGGTGATGCCACAGAGATGGTTGCAGGTGGTGTCTTGAAGGGCGCAGTGACCTCTGTCTCTGGAGAGGATGGAGACACGAAGTCTGAAGAGGGAGTAGGTGCCACAGTGGCCAACAGCTTCTGTGTGCAGGGTGGTGAAAGTTTGCTGGAGGCTCAGCCCCGCCCCTTCCGCTGCAACCAGTGTGGCAAGACTTACCGCCATGGGGGCAGCCTGGTGAACCACCGTAAGATCCACCAGACTGGAGAATTCATCTGCCCCGTCTGCTCCCGCTGCTACCCCAACCTGGCTGCCTACCGTAATCACCTACGGAACCACCCTCGCTGCAAAGGCTCAGAGCCCCAGGTGGGGCCCATTGCAGAGGCAGGAGGCATCAGCGAGCCCCAGAATGTAGCAGAGGAGGGGCCAGGGCTGGCAGAAGTAGACAAGCTGCAGGAAGAACTTAAATTGGAgcccctggaggaggtggcaagAGTGAAAGAGGAGGCATGGGAGGAGACCACCGTGAAAGGAGAGGAGACAGAACCAAGGCTAGAAACCGCAGAGAAGGGCTGCCAGACTGAGGCCAGCTCTGAGCGACCCTTCAGCTGTGAGGTGTGTGGCCGGTCCTACAAGCATGCTGGCAGCCTCATCAACCACCGGCAGAGCCACCAGACTGGCCACTTCGGCTGCCAGGCCTGCTCCAAGGGCTTCTCAAACCTCATGTCCCTCAAGAACCACCGGCGCATTCACGCAGATCCCCGCCGTTTCCGCTGCAGTGAGTGTGGGAAGGCCTTCCGCCTTCGGAAACAGCTGGCCAGCCACCAGCGGGTGCACGTTGAGCGGCGTGGGGGTACCCGAAAACTGACTCGGGAAGATCGGCCTTTTCGGTGTGGGCAGTGCGGACGGACCTACCGCCACGCTGGCAGCCTCCTGAACCACCGGCGCAGCCATGAGACAGGCCAGTACAgctgccccacctgccccaaGACCTACTCCAACCGCATGGCACTGAAAGACCACCAAAGGCTGCACTCAGAGAGCCGGCGGCGACGGGCTGGACGGTCCCGGCGGTCGGCTGTGCGCTGTGCCCTCTGTGGCCACGGCTTTCCTAGCCGGGGATCTTTAGAGCGGCACCTGCGAGAGCATGAGGAGAAGACAGAACGGGAGCTGGCCAGTGGTCTGGGGGGCCCAAATGGCACAGAGGGCAGTGAGGGGAACCTGGCCAATGACCAGGTTCTAGGGGGCCGATCAGGTGGAGTTGAGTCAGTACCCCAGCTGGAGGACAGAGCCGTGAGGCCAGGGGAGCACAGTCAGCGCCCCGTCAGGGCAGCAGATTCAGAAGCCACAGAGTCAGTgtcctggggcagggggaaggcagATGGGTGGCAAGGAGACAGGGGACTGGTGAATCACGAAGGAAGTTGGGTTTCTCAGAGTCAGGTACTGACCAAGCCAGATGAGTCAGAGGACAGTGTCCCCCAGAGTCCTTGCCACCTTGGTGACACCCAGTCCAATGGACCTAGTCTGAGTCACATGGGTAGCTGGGACAATGGAGACAACAGCTCTCAGCTTCAGCCAGAGAGCCACCCCTCTTCCTGCAGCCTATGTGGCAAGACCTATTGCCAGTCTGGTAGCCCCTTGAACCACCAGAATACCCACAGGGCAGCCCGACACTATTGCCTGCTCTGCTCCAAGGAGTTCTTGAATCCTGTGGCCACTAAGAGCCACAGCCACAACCACATAGATGCCCAGACCTTTGCCTGCCCTGACTGTGGCAAGGCCTTTCAGTCCCACCATGAACTGGCCAGCCACCTGCAGACTCATGCTGGGGACCACAGTCAGGTGCCAGCCCAGACAGAGGAGGCTAGAGGTCCCAAAGCTGGGACTGTGGAGGACAAGATGAGTCTTACTGGTCAAGGGAAAGCCCAAGAGGCCCCATCAGAAATCCCCAGACCCTCAGGAGAGAATGCTGAGAGAGCTAGTGGAGGACAAGGAGCAAAGTCCACAGTGGCTGAAGACAAGGAGCGGCCCTTCTGCTGTGCCCAGTGCGGGCGCTCCTACCGCCATGCTGGCAGCCTGCTGAACCACCAGAAGGCCCACACCACAGGACTGTATCCCTGCTCCCTGTGCCCCAAACTTCTACCCAACCTGCTTTCTCTTAAGAACCATGGCAGGACCCACACGGACCCCAAGCGTCACCGCTGCAGTATCTGTGGCAAGGCCTTCCGGACAGCTGCCCGACTGGAGGGCCATGGGCGGGTCCATGCACCCCGGGAGGGGCCTTTCACCTGCCCCCATTGTCCCCGCCACTTCCGCCGCCGAATCAGCTTCCtgcagcaccagcagcagcaccaggaagAATGGACAGTGGCCAGCTCTG gatccAACTAA
- the ZNF646 gene encoding zinc finger protein 646 isoform X1 — protein sequence MEDTPLSLSCADCQRHFPSLPELSRHRELLHPSPNQDSEEADSVPRPYRCQQCGRGYRHPGSLVNHRRTHETGLFPCTTCGKDFTNPMALKSHMRTHAPEGRRRRRPPRHKEATPCLQGETVPANSWGQRLGPGEGWENQTKHTEETPDCESGPDPRAASGTWEDPPIGQREGWESQPDPGEVAEGWGPATNSARAPPLPTPASSLLSNLEQYLAESVVNFTGGQEPTQSPPAEDERRYKCSQCGKTYKHAGSLTNHRQSHTLGVYPCAICFKEFSNLMALKNHSRLHAQYRPYHCPHCPRAFRLPRELLEHQQSHEGEKQEPPWEEKGIPTTNGHIEESSPDQLRSTQMLNGSGELSTSGELEDSGLEEYRPFRCGDCGRTYRHAGSLINHRKSHQTGVYPCSICSKQLFNAAALRNHVRAHHRPRQGVGEDGRPSVPPASLLLADTAHKEKEVPTTMLDHRPYKCNECGRAYRHRGSLVNHRHSHRTGEYQCSLCPRKYPNLMALRNHVRVHCKAARRIADPGTEGPPCHLKVELLPDPVGAEAAPHTDQEHVCKHEEETTHIPPVADRRAPQICSICGMLFEDTKSLEHHGLTHEEGENSRTDTKVLPSRAFACRDCGKSYRHSGSLINHRQTHQTGDFSCGACAKHFHTMAAMKNHLRRHSRRRSKQHWKQAGSADAGGEGKLPLGKNWAHELEDNESLDSPQDPSGESPCGAEGESSRDCLQAESKGDKCGLERDESCFQGDKKNRGTEEGLERKEACFLDNLDIPGDEGSNGTRFCDGLTGVDKDQKPLTGQPHPSSCSAEAVASWQAEDAYTCSDCGHSFPHATGLLSHRPCHPPGIYQCSLCPKEFDSLPALRSHFQNHGPGEAASTQPFLCCLCGMIFPGRAGYRLHRRQAHNSSGMTEGSEEEGEEEGAAEAASAESPPLQLSEAELLNQLQREVEALDGAGYGHICGCCGQTYDDLGSLERHHQSQSSGPSTDKAPSPLEASGDATEMVAGGVLKGAVTSVSGEDGDTKSEEGVGATVANSFCVQGGESLLEAQPRPFRCNQCGKTYRHGGSLVNHRKIHQTGEFICPVCSRCYPNLAAYRNHLRNHPRCKGSEPQVGPIAEAGGISEPQNVAEEGPGLAEVDKLQEELKLEPLEEVARVKEEAWEETTVKGEETEPRLETAEKGCQTEASSERPFSCEVCGRSYKHAGSLINHRQSHQTGHFGCQACSKGFSNLMSLKNHRRIHADPRRFRCSECGKAFRLRKQLASHQRVHVERRGGTRKLTREDRPFRCGQCGRTYRHAGSLLNHRRSHETGQYSCPTCPKTYSNRMALKDHQRLHSESRRRRAGRSRRSAVRCALCGHGFPSRGSLERHLREHEEKTERELASGLGGPNGTEGSEGNLANDQVLGGRSGGVESVPQLEDRAVRPGEHSQRPVRAADSEATESVSWGRGKADGWQGDRGLVNHEGSWVSQSQVLTKPDESEDSVPQSPCHLGDTQSNGPSLSHMGSWDNGDNSSQLQPESHPSSCSLCGKTYCQSGSPLNHQNTHRAARHYCLLCSKEFLNPVATKSHSHNHIDAQTFACPDCGKAFQSHHELASHLQTHAGDHSQVPAQTEEARGPKAGTVEDKMSLTGQGKAQEAPSEIPRPSGENAERASGGQGAKSTVAEDKERPFCCAQCGRSYRHAGSLLNHQKAHTTGLYPCSLCPKLLPNLLSLKNHGRTHTDPKRHRCSICGKAFRTAARLEGHGRVHAPREGPFTCPHCPRHFRRRISFLQHQQQHQEEWTVASSGTGA from the coding sequence ATGGAGGACACGCCCCTCTCACTCAGCTGCGCCGACTGTCAGCGCCACTTTCCTAGCCTCCCGGAACTGTCAAGGCACCGAGAACTGCTCCATCCATCTCCCAACCAGGACAGTGAGGAGGCTGACAGTGTCCCTCGGCCCTACCGTTGTCAACAGTGCGGGCGGGGCTACCGTCACCCAGGGAGCCTAGTCAACCACCGCCGGACCCACGAGACTGGCCTTTTTCCCTGTACCACTTGTGGCAAGGACTTCACCAATCCCATGGCTCTCAAGAGCCACATGAGGACTCATGCTCCTGAGGGCCGCCGCAGGCGCAGACCCCCACGTCACAAAGAAGCCACTCCATGCCTCCAGGGTGAGACAGTGCCTGCTAACTCTTGGGGCCAGAGGCTTGGCCCTGGGGAAGGCTGGGAAAACCAGACAAAACATACCGAAGAGACACCTGACTGTGAGTCTGGCCCTGACCCCAGGGCAGCTTCGGGTACTTGGGAAGATCCACCCATTGGACAAAGAGAAGGCTGGGAAAGCCAGCCAGATCCTGGGGAGGTTGCAGAGGGCTGGGGGCCTGCCACCAACTCTGCCAGagccccacctctccccaccccagccagcagCCTTCTTAGCAATTTAGAACAGTACTTGGCTGAATCAGTAGTGAACTTCACAGGAGGCCAAGAGCCCACTCAGTCCCCTCCTGCTGAGGACGAGCGGCGGTACAAGTGCAGTCAGTGTGGCAAGACCTACAAGCATGCTGGGAGCCTCACCAACCATCGCCAGAGCCACACCCTGGGTGTCTACCCTTGCGCCATCTGCTTCAAGGAATTCTCTAACCTCATGGCTCTGAAGAACCACTCACGACTCCATGCCCAGTATCGACCTTaccactgtccccactgccctcGTGCTTTCCGGCTCCCCCGGGAGTTGCTAGAACACCAGCAGTCCCATGAAGGTGAAAAGCAGGAGCCACCATGGGAAGAGAAAGGGATTCCCACCACCAATGGGCACATAGAAGAGAGCAGCCCAGACCAACTCCGTAGTACACAGATGCTGAACGGCTCCGGGGAACTGAGCACTTCTGGGGAGCTAGAGGACAGTGGCCTGGAAGAATACCGGCCTTTCCGCTGTGGGGACTGTGGGCGTACTTACCGCCATGCTGGGAGTCTCATCAACCATCGAAAGAGCCACCAGACAGGTGTCTATCCCTGTTCGATCTGTTCTAAGCAGCTGTTCAATGCGGCTGCCCTCAGAAACCACGTGCGGGCTCACCACAGACCCCGGCAAGGAGTTGGGGAAGATGGTCGGCCATCAGTGCCGCCAGCTTCCCTGCTGCTGGCTGACACTGCCCACAAAGAGAAAGAGGTCCCCACCACTATGCTGGACCATCGGCCCTATAAGTGCAATGAGTGTGGTCGGGCTTACCGCCACCGAGGGAGCCTGGTGAACCATCGCCACAGCCATCGGACAGGGGAGTACCAGTGCTCACTCTGTCCCCGCAAGTACCCCAACCTTATGGCCCTGCGCAACCATGTGCGGGTACATTGCAAGGCTGCTCGCCGAATTGCAGACCCAGGAACTGAGGGTCCTCCCTGCCACCTCAAGGTGGAACTCCTACCTGACCCAGTGGGAGCAGAGGCAGCCCCACACACAGATCAGGAGCATGTGTGCAAACATGAAGAGGAGACCACTCACATCCCCCCAGTAGCAGATAGGAGAGCACCACAGATATGTAGCATCTGTGGGATGCTGTTTGAAGACACCAAGAGCCTTGAGCATCATGGCCTGACCCATGAGGAAGGGGAAAATAGCAGGACAGATACCAAGGTGTTGCCTTCTCGGGCATTTGCCTGCCGAGACTGTGGAAAGAGCTATCGCCACTCTGGTAGCCTTATCAACCATAGGCAGACCCACCAGACAGGGGACTTCAGCTGTGGGGCCTGTGCCAAGCACTTCCACACCATGGCTGCCATGAAGAACCATTTGCGACGCCACAGTCGGCGGCGGAGCAAGCAGCACTGGAAGCAGGCCGGCAGTGCTGATGCGGGGGGAGAAGGCAAACTCCCGTTGGGGAAGAACTGGGCCCACGAGTTGGAAGACAATGAGAGTCTGGACTCTCCCCAAGACCCTTCAGGGGAAAGTCCTTGTGGGGCCGAAGGGGAAAGTAGTAGGGACTGTTTGCAGGCTGAATCTAAAGGGGACAAGTGTGGGCTTGAGAGGGATGAGTCCTGTTTCCAGGGTGATAAGAAGAACAGAGGCACTGAGGAAGGACTGGAAAGGAAGGAGGCCTGTTTCCTTGACAACTTGGATATTCCAGGCGATGAAGGAAGCAACGGGACTCGCTTCTGCGATGGCCTCACTGGGGTGGACAAAGACCAGAAACCACTCACTGGCCAGCCCCATCCCTCTTCCTGCTCTGCGGAAGCTGTTGCCAGCTGGCAGGCTGAGGATGCTTACACATGTTCTGACTGTGGGCATTCTTTCCCCCATGCCACTGGCCTGCTGAGCCACAGGCCCTGCCACCCACCAGGCATCTATCAGTGCTCCCTCTGCCCAAAGGAGTTTGACTCTCTGCCTGCCCTACGCAGCCACTTCCAGAACCATGGGCCCGGGGAGGCAGCCTCAACACAGCCTTTCCTCTGCTGCCTCTGTGGCATGATCTTTCCCGGGCGGGCAGGCTATAGGCTTCACCGGCGCCAGGCTCACAACTCCTCTGGCATGACTGAGGGATCAGAGGAGGAGGGCGAAGAGGAAGGAGCAGCAGAGGCTGCCTCTGCCGAGAGCCCACCACTGCAGCTCTCAGAAGCAGAGCTGCTGAATCAGCTGCAGCGGGAGGTGGAGGCGCTGGATGGAGCAGGTTATGGGCACATCTGTGGCTGCTGTGGTCAGACCTATGATGACCTAGGGAGCCTGGAGCGTCACCACCAGAGTCAAAGTTCTGGGCCTAGCACAGACAAGGCTCCCAGCCCCTTGGAAGCGTCAGGTGATGCCACAGAGATGGTTGCAGGTGGTGTCTTGAAGGGCGCAGTGACCTCTGTCTCTGGAGAGGATGGAGACACGAAGTCTGAAGAGGGAGTAGGTGCCACAGTGGCCAACAGCTTCTGTGTGCAGGGTGGTGAAAGTTTGCTGGAGGCTCAGCCCCGCCCCTTCCGCTGCAACCAGTGTGGCAAGACTTACCGCCATGGGGGCAGCCTGGTGAACCACCGTAAGATCCACCAGACTGGAGAATTCATCTGCCCCGTCTGCTCCCGCTGCTACCCCAACCTGGCTGCCTACCGTAATCACCTACGGAACCACCCTCGCTGCAAAGGCTCAGAGCCCCAGGTGGGGCCCATTGCAGAGGCAGGAGGCATCAGCGAGCCCCAGAATGTAGCAGAGGAGGGGCCAGGGCTGGCAGAAGTAGACAAGCTGCAGGAAGAACTTAAATTGGAgcccctggaggaggtggcaagAGTGAAAGAGGAGGCATGGGAGGAGACCACCGTGAAAGGAGAGGAGACAGAACCAAGGCTAGAAACCGCAGAGAAGGGCTGCCAGACTGAGGCCAGCTCTGAGCGACCCTTCAGCTGTGAGGTGTGTGGCCGGTCCTACAAGCATGCTGGCAGCCTCATCAACCACCGGCAGAGCCACCAGACTGGCCACTTCGGCTGCCAGGCCTGCTCCAAGGGCTTCTCAAACCTCATGTCCCTCAAGAACCACCGGCGCATTCACGCAGATCCCCGCCGTTTCCGCTGCAGTGAGTGTGGGAAGGCCTTCCGCCTTCGGAAACAGCTGGCCAGCCACCAGCGGGTGCACGTTGAGCGGCGTGGGGGTACCCGAAAACTGACTCGGGAAGATCGGCCTTTTCGGTGTGGGCAGTGCGGACGGACCTACCGCCACGCTGGCAGCCTCCTGAACCACCGGCGCAGCCATGAGACAGGCCAGTACAgctgccccacctgccccaaGACCTACTCCAACCGCATGGCACTGAAAGACCACCAAAGGCTGCACTCAGAGAGCCGGCGGCGACGGGCTGGACGGTCCCGGCGGTCGGCTGTGCGCTGTGCCCTCTGTGGCCACGGCTTTCCTAGCCGGGGATCTTTAGAGCGGCACCTGCGAGAGCATGAGGAGAAGACAGAACGGGAGCTGGCCAGTGGTCTGGGGGGCCCAAATGGCACAGAGGGCAGTGAGGGGAACCTGGCCAATGACCAGGTTCTAGGGGGCCGATCAGGTGGAGTTGAGTCAGTACCCCAGCTGGAGGACAGAGCCGTGAGGCCAGGGGAGCACAGTCAGCGCCCCGTCAGGGCAGCAGATTCAGAAGCCACAGAGTCAGTgtcctggggcagggggaaggcagATGGGTGGCAAGGAGACAGGGGACTGGTGAATCACGAAGGAAGTTGGGTTTCTCAGAGTCAGGTACTGACCAAGCCAGATGAGTCAGAGGACAGTGTCCCCCAGAGTCCTTGCCACCTTGGTGACACCCAGTCCAATGGACCTAGTCTGAGTCACATGGGTAGCTGGGACAATGGAGACAACAGCTCTCAGCTTCAGCCAGAGAGCCACCCCTCTTCCTGCAGCCTATGTGGCAAGACCTATTGCCAGTCTGGTAGCCCCTTGAACCACCAGAATACCCACAGGGCAGCCCGACACTATTGCCTGCTCTGCTCCAAGGAGTTCTTGAATCCTGTGGCCACTAAGAGCCACAGCCACAACCACATAGATGCCCAGACCTTTGCCTGCCCTGACTGTGGCAAGGCCTTTCAGTCCCACCATGAACTGGCCAGCCACCTGCAGACTCATGCTGGGGACCACAGTCAGGTGCCAGCCCAGACAGAGGAGGCTAGAGGTCCCAAAGCTGGGACTGTGGAGGACAAGATGAGTCTTACTGGTCAAGGGAAAGCCCAAGAGGCCCCATCAGAAATCCCCAGACCCTCAGGAGAGAATGCTGAGAGAGCTAGTGGAGGACAAGGAGCAAAGTCCACAGTGGCTGAAGACAAGGAGCGGCCCTTCTGCTGTGCCCAGTGCGGGCGCTCCTACCGCCATGCTGGCAGCCTGCTGAACCACCAGAAGGCCCACACCACAGGACTGTATCCCTGCTCCCTGTGCCCCAAACTTCTACCCAACCTGCTTTCTCTTAAGAACCATGGCAGGACCCACACGGACCCCAAGCGTCACCGCTGCAGTATCTGTGGCAAGGCCTTCCGGACAGCTGCCCGACTGGAGGGCCATGGGCGGGTCCATGCACCCCGGGAGGGGCCTTTCACCTGCCCCCATTGTCCCCGCCACTTCCGCCGCCGAATCAGCTTCCtgcagcaccagcagcagcaccaggaagAATGGACAGTGGCCAGCTCTGGTACGGGGGCATGA